A genomic window from Arthrobacter globiformis includes:
- the uvrC gene encoding excinuclease ABC subunit UvrC, with protein MADPSSYRPQTGEIPTNPGVYRFRDPHGRVIYVGKAKNLRSRLNSYFANPAGLLPKTHAMVYAASSVEWTVVGSELESLQLEYTWIKEFKPRFNVVFRDDKTYPYLAVTMGEKLPRVQVMRGERRKGTRYFGPYTAGAIRETMDTLLRVFPVRSCSAGVLKRAQASGRPCLLGYIDKCSAPCVGRVTPEEHRALAEDFCAFMGGEAKRFIARLEKEMGAAVAILDYERAARLRDDITALRKVFERNAVVLAEDTDADVFALHEDELEAAVQVFHVRGGRVRGQRGWVVEKVEDFTTPDLVEHLLQQVYGEDAEVQGRLPREVLVPVEPSNAQDLAVWLAGIRGAKVDIRVPQRGDKAALMSTVRENAEHALRLHKTRRAGDLTVRSQALQELQEALELPVPLLRIECYDVSHVQGTNVVASMVVVEDGLPKKSDYRKFSITGAAATDDTAAMHDVLTRRFRHYLVDKTAQVEAAELVATPAVATAGTNGAAPANGAAPGAAATSDGAAPGAAATSDGAAPGAAAADAALSDTTTPAPRAKFAYPPNLVVVDGGKPQVNAAARALESLGIDDVYVVGLAKRLEEVWLPDSDFPVILPRSSQGLYMLQRIRDEAHRFAISFHRQKRGKAMTVSALDGVPGLGDSKRKALLAHFGSVKKIKAASAEELTAAKGVGPALAAAIVTHFSPGGAGGDSGDTVPAINMTTGEVLET; from the coding sequence GTGGACGGTGGTGGGCAGCGAACTTGAATCCCTGCAGCTGGAATACACCTGGATCAAGGAATTCAAGCCGCGGTTCAACGTGGTTTTCCGGGACGACAAGACGTACCCCTACCTCGCCGTCACCATGGGCGAGAAGCTGCCCCGCGTGCAGGTCATGCGCGGCGAGCGGCGGAAGGGCACCCGGTACTTCGGCCCCTACACGGCAGGTGCCATCCGGGAAACCATGGACACCCTGCTGCGGGTCTTCCCGGTGCGGAGCTGCAGCGCGGGGGTGCTGAAGCGGGCCCAGGCCAGCGGCCGGCCCTGCCTGCTGGGCTACATCGACAAATGCTCGGCCCCCTGCGTCGGCCGCGTCACCCCTGAGGAACACCGCGCCCTGGCCGAGGACTTCTGCGCCTTCATGGGCGGCGAGGCCAAACGGTTCATCGCCCGGCTCGAAAAGGAGATGGGGGCCGCCGTCGCCATCCTCGACTACGAACGCGCCGCCCGGCTGCGCGACGATATCACCGCCCTCCGGAAGGTCTTCGAGCGGAACGCCGTGGTGCTCGCCGAAGACACCGACGCCGACGTGTTCGCCCTGCACGAGGACGAGCTCGAAGCGGCCGTCCAGGTGTTCCACGTCCGGGGCGGACGGGTCCGCGGCCAGCGCGGCTGGGTGGTCGAAAAGGTGGAGGACTTCACCACTCCCGACCTCGTCGAACACCTCCTCCAGCAGGTCTATGGCGAGGACGCCGAGGTCCAGGGCAGGCTTCCCCGCGAGGTGCTGGTGCCTGTTGAGCCGAGCAATGCACAGGACCTGGCCGTGTGGCTGGCCGGCATCCGCGGAGCCAAGGTGGACATCCGCGTTCCGCAACGCGGCGACAAGGCCGCCCTCATGTCCACGGTCCGCGAAAACGCCGAGCATGCGCTCCGGCTCCACAAGACCCGCCGGGCCGGCGACCTCACGGTCCGGTCCCAGGCGCTGCAGGAACTCCAGGAGGCACTGGAGCTCCCCGTCCCGTTGCTGCGCATCGAGTGCTACGACGTCTCCCACGTCCAGGGCACCAATGTGGTGGCCTCCATGGTGGTAGTGGAGGACGGGCTGCCCAAGAAGTCCGACTACCGCAAGTTCTCCATCACCGGGGCCGCGGCCACGGACGACACCGCTGCGATGCACGACGTCCTGACGCGGCGCTTCCGGCATTACCTCGTGGACAAAACGGCCCAGGTTGAAGCCGCCGAACTGGTCGCCACCCCGGCAGTCGCGACTGCCGGTACGAATGGGGCGGCCCCGGCCAACGGGGCGGCCCCGGGTGCGGCCGCGACGAGCGACGGGGCGGCCCCGGGTGCGGCCGCGACGAGCGACGGGGCGGCACCGGGCGCCGCGGCCGCGGACGCCGCGCTGTCCGACACCACCACGCCGGCCCCGCGGGCAAAATTCGCCTACCCGCCCAACCTTGTTGTGGTGGACGGCGGCAAGCCGCAGGTCAACGCGGCTGCCCGCGCCCTCGAATCGCTGGGCATCGACGACGTGTACGTGGTCGGGCTCGCCAAGCGCCTCGAGGAGGTCTGGCTGCCGGACAGCGACTTTCCGGTCATTCTGCCCCGCTCCTCGCAGGGCCTCTACATGCTGCAGCGCATCCGCGACGAGGCCCACCGGTTCGCCATCTCGTTCCACCGGCAAAAGCGCGGCAAGGCGATGACCGTCTCAGCGCTCGACGGCGTACCCGGGCTGGGCGATTCCAAGCGGAAGGCCCTGCTCGCCCATTTTGGCTCCGTCAAGAAGATCAAGGCGGCATCGGCGGAGGAACTGACAGCTGCCAAAGGTGTTGGGCCGGCGCTGGCGGCGGCCATCGTCACGCACTTCAGTCCGGGCGGAGCCGGCGGCGACTCGGGTGACACCGTTCCGGCGATCAACATGACCACCGGGGAAGTGCTGGAAACTTAG
- the rapZ gene encoding RNase adapter RapZ, whose product MAESTAESSTEEDGLTPVKPAEAELLIVTGMSGAGRSTASDALEDHGWYVVENLPPQMLGTLAELVSHAPQSIPKLAVVMDVRSKALFADIRAALRALAASGVTFRVLFLDASDDVLVRRFEQGRRPHPLQAGGRILDGIAAERELLKELRDSSDLVLDTSSLNVHGLATAITELFTDTGPIAIRLNIMSFGFKYGLPVDANYVADVRFIPNPHWVPALRPHTGLDQDVSEYVLGAEGVPNFVERYVLALEPVLEGYRRENKHYATIAVGCTGGKHRSVAVAMELSKRLAQYPRVTVTTTHRDLGRE is encoded by the coding sequence ATGGCAGAGTCGACGGCGGAGTCCAGTACCGAGGAGGACGGACTGACACCGGTCAAGCCCGCCGAAGCGGAACTGCTCATCGTGACCGGAATGTCCGGCGCAGGCCGCAGCACCGCCTCCGATGCGCTGGAGGACCACGGCTGGTACGTCGTCGAGAACCTGCCGCCGCAGATGCTGGGGACGCTCGCCGAACTCGTGTCCCACGCCCCGCAGTCCATCCCCAAGCTTGCCGTGGTGATGGATGTGCGCAGCAAGGCGCTGTTCGCGGATATCCGCGCGGCCTTGCGGGCCCTCGCAGCCAGCGGTGTCACCTTCCGGGTGCTGTTCCTCGACGCCAGCGATGACGTCCTGGTCCGCCGCTTCGAGCAGGGACGGCGTCCGCACCCGCTGCAGGCCGGCGGCAGGATCCTGGACGGCATCGCCGCGGAGCGTGAACTCCTCAAGGAGCTGCGCGACTCCTCGGACCTTGTCCTGGACACCTCGTCCCTGAACGTGCACGGGCTCGCCACGGCGATCACCGAGCTGTTCACGGACACCGGCCCCATCGCGATCCGGCTGAACATCATGAGCTTCGGCTTCAAGTACGGCCTGCCCGTGGACGCCAACTACGTGGCCGACGTCAGGTTCATCCCGAACCCGCACTGGGTGCCCGCGCTGCGGCCGCACACTGGCCTGGACCAGGACGTCAGCGAGTACGTCCTCGGCGCCGAGGGCGTGCCGAACTTCGTGGAACGGTACGTCCTCGCCCTGGAACCTGTCCTGGAGGGCTACCGCCGCGAGAACAAGCACTACGCCACCATCGCCGTCGGATGCACGGGCGGAAAGCACCGCTCGGTGGCTGTCGCCATGGAGCTCTCGAAGCGCCTCGCACAATATCCGCGCGTAACTGTGACCACGACTCACCGGGACCTGGGCCGCGAGTAA
- a CDS encoding gluconeogenesis factor YvcK family protein, whose translation MGVLTGPLPLIPPTGLTGSQPAKGPTVVALGGGHGLSASLSALRLLTSELTAVVTVADDGGSSGRLREEYGVLPPGDLRMALSALCDDTDWGRTWRDVMQHRFRSARGGASLDEHAMGNLLIVTLWELLGDAVAGLKWAGALLGARGQVLPMSTVPLTIEGDVRVTAPDGSSTVTTITGQARCAVAGSLESVRLLPEQAPACVEALTAIELADWVVLGPGSWYTSVLPHLLLPEMRQALCDTPAKRCLTMNLAMDTKETSGMSAADHLHVLRDYAPEFSADVVLADPASVSDLAEFERAAGMIGAEVVLGRVGASGRRPVHDPLRLATAYQDIFGNS comes from the coding sequence ATGGGCGTTCTTACCGGCCCGCTGCCCCTGATTCCGCCGACCGGGCTGACCGGTTCCCAACCGGCCAAGGGGCCTACCGTCGTCGCGCTTGGCGGCGGCCACGGTCTTTCGGCCTCCCTCTCGGCGCTGCGCCTGCTGACGTCCGAACTGACTGCGGTAGTCACCGTGGCGGACGACGGCGGGTCCTCCGGCCGTCTCCGCGAGGAGTACGGCGTCCTTCCGCCCGGTGATCTCCGGATGGCGCTGTCCGCCCTGTGCGATGACACCGACTGGGGCCGCACCTGGCGCGACGTCATGCAGCACCGGTTCCGGTCCGCCCGCGGCGGCGCCTCCCTGGACGAGCACGCCATGGGCAACCTGCTGATCGTCACCCTCTGGGAGCTGCTCGGCGACGCAGTGGCCGGGTTGAAATGGGCCGGTGCCCTGCTCGGCGCCCGCGGACAGGTGCTGCCCATGTCCACGGTTCCGCTCACCATCGAGGGCGATGTCCGCGTAACCGCCCCGGACGGCAGCAGCACTGTCACCACCATCACGGGCCAGGCGCGCTGCGCCGTGGCGGGCTCGCTGGAGAGCGTCCGGCTGCTTCCCGAGCAGGCTCCGGCCTGCGTCGAGGCCCTGACCGCGATCGAGCTTGCCGACTGGGTGGTGCTGGGCCCGGGCTCCTGGTACACGTCCGTGCTGCCGCACCTGCTGCTGCCGGAAATGCGGCAGGCACTCTGCGATACACCGGCCAAGCGCTGCCTCACCATGAACCTCGCCATGGACACGAAGGAAACGTCCGGCATGTCCGCCGCGGACCACCTTCACGTCCTGCGCGACTACGCGCCGGAGTTCAGCGCGGACGTGGTCCTCGCGGACCCGGCTTCGGTTTCGGACCTGGCCGAGTTTGAACGGGCAGCGGGGATGATCGGCGCCGAGGTTGTCTTGGGTAGAGTAGGGGCTTCGGGCCGGAGACCGGTCCACGACCCCTTGCGGCTGGCTACGGCCTACCAGGATATTTTCGGGAATAGTTAG
- the whiA gene encoding DNA-binding protein WhiA, translating to MALTASVKEELSRLDIKKSSVRKAEVSAMLRFAGGLHIISGRIVIEAEVDLASTARRLRAAIAEVYGHQSEIIVVSGSGLRRGSRYVVRVVRDGEALARQTGLLDGRGRPVRGLPSVVVNGSAADAEAVWRGAFLAHGSLTEPGRSSSMEVTCPGPESALALVGAARRLGIQAKAREVRGVDRVVIRDGDTIAALLTRMGAHDALMVWEERRMRKEVRATANRLANFDDANLRRSAQAAVAAGARVDRALEILGDDVPDHLKYAGELRVAHKQASLDELGRLADPPMTKDAIAGRIRRLLAMADKRASDLGIPGTDANVTPEMLDE from the coding sequence ATGGCACTGACAGCATCAGTCAAGGAAGAACTCTCCCGCCTGGACATCAAGAAATCATCAGTCCGCAAGGCTGAGGTCTCGGCCATGCTCCGCTTCGCCGGGGGACTGCACATCATTTCGGGCCGGATCGTCATCGAGGCCGAGGTGGATCTTGCCTCCACCGCCCGGCGCCTGCGCGCCGCAATCGCCGAGGTCTACGGGCACCAGAGCGAAATCATCGTCGTCTCCGGCAGCGGCCTGCGCCGCGGCAGCCGTTACGTCGTCCGCGTCGTCCGCGACGGCGAGGCGCTGGCCCGGCAGACCGGGCTCCTTGACGGCCGGGGACGGCCGGTGCGCGGGCTGCCGTCCGTCGTCGTCAACGGTTCAGCGGCGGACGCAGAGGCGGTGTGGCGCGGCGCCTTCCTGGCGCACGGCTCACTCACCGAACCTGGCCGGTCCTCGTCCATGGAGGTCACCTGCCCCGGTCCCGAATCCGCCCTCGCGCTGGTCGGCGCGGCGCGCCGACTGGGGATCCAGGCCAAGGCCCGGGAGGTCAGGGGAGTGGACCGCGTGGTAATTCGCGACGGCGACACCATCGCCGCGCTGCTCACCCGGATGGGCGCCCATGACGCGCTGATGGTCTGGGAAGAACGGCGCATGCGCAAGGAAGTGCGGGCGACGGCGAACCGGCTCGCCAACTTTGACGACGCCAACCTCCGCCGCTCCGCGCAGGCCGCCGTGGCAGCCGGCGCCCGGGTGGACCGGGCGCTGGAGATCCTCGGCGACGACGTCCCGGACCACCTGAAGTACGCCGGCGAACTCCGGGTGGCCCACAAGCAGGCCAGCCTCGACGAACTTGGCCGGCTTGCCGATCCGCCCATGACGAAGGACGCCATCGCCGGGCGCATCCGCCGGCTGCTGGCCATGGCGGACAAACGCGCCTCGGATCTTGGCATCCCGGGCACGGATGCCAATGTGACGCCGGAAATGTTGGACGAGTAA
- a CDS encoding superoxide dismutase: MTEYVLPELSYDYAALEPHISARIMELHHSKHHAAYVTGANNALAQLAEAREKGDFANINRLSKDLAFHTGGHVNHSVFWNNLSPDGGDKPEGELAAAIDDAFGSFDAFRAQFSAAALGLQGSGWGFLAYEPIGGNLVIEQLYDQQGNVALGTTPLLMLDMWEHAFYLDYVNVKADYVKAFWNIVNWADVSARFAAARANATGLITL, from the coding sequence GTGACCGAGTACGTTCTGCCCGAACTCAGCTACGACTACGCAGCGCTCGAGCCCCACATCTCTGCACGGATCATGGAGCTGCACCACAGCAAGCACCACGCCGCGTACGTGACGGGCGCCAACAACGCGCTGGCCCAGCTGGCAGAGGCGCGCGAAAAGGGCGACTTCGCCAACATCAACCGGCTTTCCAAGGACCTGGCCTTCCACACCGGCGGCCACGTCAACCACTCCGTGTTCTGGAACAACCTCTCCCCGGACGGAGGCGACAAGCCCGAAGGTGAGCTCGCCGCGGCCATCGACGACGCCTTCGGCTCGTTTGATGCCTTCCGTGCGCAGTTCTCTGCCGCCGCCCTCGGCCTGCAGGGTTCGGGCTGGGGTTTCCTAGCCTACGAGCCCATCGGTGGCAACCTCGTCATCGAGCAGCTCTACGACCAGCAGGGCAACGTCGCGCTGGGCACCACCCCGCTGCTGATGCTGGACATGTGGGAGCACGCCTTCTACCTGGACTACGTCAACGTCAAGGCCGACTACGTCAAGGCGTTCTGGAACATCGTCAACTGGGCTGACGTGTCCGCCCGCTTCGCTGCGGCCCGCGCCAACGCGACGGGTCTCATCACCCTCTAA
- the gap gene encoding type I glyceraldehyde-3-phosphate dehydrogenase — protein sequence MTTRIGINGFGRIGRNYFRAALAQGADLEIVAVNDLTSPEALAHLLKYDSVGGRLAETIEVKEGNLVVNGNAIKVLAERDPANLPWKDLGVDIVIESTGFFTKAAAAKKHIEAGAKKVLISAPASDEDITIVMGVNDGLYDPENHHIISNASCTTNCLGPLAKVVNDAFGIERGLMTTVHAYTADQNLQDGPHNDLRRARAAAINMVPTSTGAAKAIGLVLPELKGKLDGYAIRVPVPTGSATDLTVTVSRETTVEEVNATLKKAAESDEWQGILTYTDAPIVSSDIVGDPASSIFDSGLTKVIGNQVKVVSWYDNEWGYSNRLVDLTELVAAKLG from the coding sequence GTGACCACCCGTATTGGTATCAACGGCTTCGGCCGCATCGGCCGCAACTACTTCCGCGCAGCACTTGCTCAGGGTGCGGACCTTGAGATCGTTGCCGTCAACGACCTCACCAGCCCCGAGGCGCTGGCCCACCTCCTCAAGTACGACTCCGTCGGCGGGCGCCTGGCCGAAACCATCGAGGTCAAGGAAGGCAACCTGGTCGTCAACGGCAACGCCATCAAGGTCCTGGCTGAGCGCGACCCCGCCAACCTCCCGTGGAAGGACCTGGGCGTTGACATTGTCATCGAGTCCACCGGTTTCTTCACCAAGGCAGCTGCCGCCAAGAAGCACATCGAAGCCGGCGCCAAGAAGGTTCTGATCTCGGCCCCCGCCTCGGACGAGGACATCACCATCGTGATGGGCGTTAATGACGGCCTGTACGACCCCGAGAACCACCACATCATCTCCAACGCTTCCTGCACCACCAACTGCCTCGGCCCGCTGGCCAAGGTTGTTAACGACGCCTTCGGCATCGAACGTGGCCTGATGACCACCGTCCACGCGTACACCGCAGACCAGAACCTGCAGGACGGCCCGCACAACGACCTCCGCCGTGCCCGCGCCGCCGCCATCAACATGGTCCCCACCTCCACCGGTGCCGCCAAGGCCATCGGCCTGGTCCTGCCGGAGCTCAAGGGCAAGCTGGACGGCTACGCCATCCGTGTTCCGGTCCCCACCGGCTCCGCCACCGACCTCACCGTCACGGTCTCCCGCGAGACCACCGTCGAGGAAGTCAACGCCACGCTCAAGAAGGCCGCAGAGTCCGACGAATGGCAGGGCATCCTGACCTACACCGACGCTCCGATCGTCTCCTCGGACATCGTCGGCGACCCCGCCTCGTCCATCTTTGACTCCGGTTTGACCAAGGTCATCGGCAACCAGGTCAAGGTTGTTTCGTGGTATGACAACGAATGGGGCTACTCAAACCGCCTTGTGGACCTCACGGAGCTCGTAGCCGCAAAGCTGGGCTAG
- a CDS encoding phosphoglycerate kinase has translation MTSHTLNELIAEGVRGRYILVRSDLNVPLDGSTVTDDGRIRASLPVLGKLTDAGARVLVTAHLGRPKGAPEDKYSLKPAVARLAELASFPVSLADDTVGPSAKEKAAALQDGQVLVLENVRFDARETSKDEAERGAFADELVGLTGENGAFVNDAFGAVHRKHASVYDVATRLPSYLGDLVGTEVEVLRKLTADTQRPYVVVLGGSKVSDKLAVIDNLLGKADTILVGGGMLFTFLAAEGHKVAGSLLEEDQIPVVQDYLKRAADAGTEFVIPTDVVVAAKFAADADHETVSADAIEGSSFGAQGIGLDIGPESAAAFAEQIKGAKTVFWNGPMGVFEFEAFSAGTRAIAQALTETDAFTVVGGGDSAAAVRTLGFADDQFGHISTGGGASLEYLEGKELPGLSVLDR, from the coding sequence ATGACATCTCACACCCTCAACGAACTGATCGCTGAAGGTGTCCGCGGGCGGTACATTCTGGTTCGAAGTGACCTGAATGTGCCGCTCGACGGCTCTACAGTGACTGACGACGGCCGCATCCGGGCCTCACTGCCAGTACTGGGAAAGCTCACGGACGCCGGTGCCCGCGTGCTGGTAACAGCCCACCTCGGCCGCCCCAAGGGCGCCCCTGAAGACAAGTACTCGCTCAAGCCGGCGGTTGCCCGCCTGGCCGAGCTGGCTTCCTTCCCGGTCTCCCTCGCGGATGACACGGTGGGCCCCTCGGCCAAGGAGAAGGCGGCTGCGCTGCAGGATGGCCAGGTCCTGGTACTCGAAAACGTGCGGTTCGACGCACGCGAGACCAGCAAGGACGAAGCCGAGCGCGGCGCATTCGCCGACGAGCTGGTGGGACTCACCGGTGAAAACGGCGCTTTCGTGAACGACGCCTTCGGCGCTGTGCACCGCAAGCACGCCAGCGTTTACGACGTCGCCACCCGGCTCCCGTCGTACCTCGGCGACCTTGTGGGTACCGAGGTGGAAGTCCTCCGCAAGCTCACCGCAGACACCCAGCGACCCTACGTTGTGGTGCTGGGCGGTTCAAAGGTTTCGGACAAGCTCGCCGTCATCGACAACCTGCTCGGCAAGGCCGACACCATCCTGGTGGGCGGCGGCATGCTGTTCACCTTCCTTGCAGCCGAGGGCCACAAGGTCGCCGGCAGCCTGCTGGAAGAGGACCAGATCCCGGTCGTCCAGGACTACCTCAAGCGCGCAGCCGACGCCGGCACGGAATTCGTGATCCCCACTGACGTCGTTGTTGCAGCCAAGTTCGCAGCCGACGCCGACCACGAGACGGTCAGCGCCGACGCTATCGAAGGCAGCAGCTTCGGGGCGCAGGGCATCGGCCTGGACATCGGACCCGAGTCCGCCGCGGCGTTCGCCGAGCAGATCAAGGGCGCCAAGACGGTGTTCTGGAACGGACCCATGGGCGTCTTCGAGTTCGAGGCGTTCTCCGCAGGCACCCGGGCCATCGCCCAGGCGCTGACGGAGACGGACGCGTTCACGGTGGTCGGCGGCGGCGACTCCGCGGCTGCGGTGCGCACGCTCGGCTTCGCCGATGACCAGTTCGGACACATTTCCACTGGCGGCGGCGCCAGCCTGGAATACCTTGAAGGCAAGGAACTTCCCGGCCTCAGCGTTCTGGACCGCTAA
- the tpiA gene encoding triose-phosphate isomerase yields MTTSTNGTFDRTPLIAGNWKMNMDHVQGITLLQKLAWTLSDAKHDYSRVEAAVFPPFTDLRGVQTLVQGDELDIAYGGQDLSQFDSGAYTGDISGQFLNKLGCKYVLVGHSERRTIHAESDEVLNAKVKAAYRHNVIPVLCVGEGLEIRQAGTHVQHTLDQLRADVEGLTAEQAAELVVAYEPVWAIGTGEVAGPEDAQEMCAAIRAELAELFDADVAAKVRLLYGGSVKASNAAAILKERDVDGVLVGGASLDPAEFANIVKFESHLVTD; encoded by the coding sequence GTGACTACGTCAACCAACGGCACCTTTGACCGCACGCCTTTGATCGCAGGCAACTGGAAGATGAACATGGACCACGTCCAGGGCATCACCCTCCTGCAGAAGCTGGCCTGGACACTGTCCGACGCCAAGCACGACTACAGCCGCGTGGAAGCCGCTGTCTTCCCGCCCTTCACCGACCTCCGCGGGGTGCAGACCCTCGTCCAAGGCGACGAACTGGACATCGCCTACGGCGGCCAGGACCTGTCCCAGTTCGACTCAGGCGCCTACACCGGGGACATCTCGGGCCAGTTCCTGAACAAGCTCGGCTGCAAGTATGTCCTCGTCGGCCACAGCGAACGCCGCACCATCCACGCTGAGTCCGACGAAGTCCTCAATGCCAAGGTCAAGGCGGCCTACCGGCACAACGTCATCCCCGTCCTGTGCGTCGGGGAAGGCCTTGAGATCCGCCAGGCCGGCACTCACGTCCAGCACACGCTGGACCAGCTCCGCGCCGACGTCGAAGGCCTCACCGCCGAGCAGGCGGCCGAGCTCGTCGTCGCCTATGAGCCCGTCTGGGCCATCGGCACCGGCGAGGTTGCAGGCCCGGAGGACGCCCAGGAAATGTGCGCCGCGATCCGTGCCGAACTCGCCGAACTGTTCGACGCCGACGTGGCCGCCAAGGTCCGCCTGCTGTACGGCGGTTCGGTCAAGGCCAGCAACGCTGCCGCCATCCTCAAGGAACGCGACGTCGACGGCGTGCTGGTGGGCGGCGCCAGCCTTGATCCCGCTGAGTTTGCTAATATTGTCAAGTTCGAGAGCCACCTCGTAACGGACTAG
- the secG gene encoding preprotein translocase subunit SecG translates to MDVLHVILQILLGITSLLLTLLILLHKGRGGGLSDMFGGGMSSGLSSSGVAERNLNRFTIILGVTWGVVIIALGLLMRFTGVADS, encoded by the coding sequence GTGGACGTTCTTCATGTGATTCTGCAGATCCTGCTGGGCATTACCAGCCTTCTGCTGACCCTGCTCATCCTGCTCCACAAGGGACGCGGCGGCGGCCTGTCGGACATGTTCGGCGGCGGAATGAGCTCGGGGTTGTCCTCCTCCGGTGTTGCTGAGCGCAACCTGAACAGGTTCACCATCATCCTTGGCGTCACGTGGGGCGTTGTGATCATCGCCCTTGGCCTCCTCATGCGCTTCACAGGTGTCGCTGACTCCTGA
- a CDS encoding RNA polymerase-binding protein RbpA, translating into MVHSSSGFRGTRVGVIQGAGLKNQGDDPLGEPLPRICVSYWCAMGHETRPVFLKLPDDQIPDVWDCRQCGRPASRNPGAVVPGEAPEDGFKTHLEYVKERRSSQDAEDVLAGALQRLRASRRLPD; encoded by the coding sequence ATGGTGCATTCCTCTTCAGGATTCCGCGGTACCCGCGTGGGTGTCATCCAAGGGGCCGGATTGAAGAACCAGGGGGATGACCCTCTCGGGGAGCCCCTGCCGCGTATTTGTGTATCCTATTGGTGCGCCATGGGACATGAGACGCGGCCTGTTTTTCTTAAGTTGCCAGACGACCAGATTCCGGACGTGTGGGACTGCCGCCAGTGCGGCCGGCCCGCGTCGCGCAATCCCGGTGCCGTGGTGCCCGGCGAAGCCCCGGAAGACGGCTTCAAGACCCACCTGGAATACGTTAAAGAGAGACGCTCCAGCCAGGACGCCGAAGACGTTCTGGCTGGAGCGCTGCAGCGGCTAAGAGCCAGCCGGCGCCTTCCTGACTAG
- the pgl gene encoding 6-phosphogluconolactonase: MSAEPRVSIHPDSSVLMAAIAARLITKLVDVQDRFGEATVVLTGGTVGIGTLKAVADSPAAPAVDWAKVNFWWGDERFVGSQDPDRNAFQAQEALLKHIDVDPARVHVPGSTDDFESPEQAAEDYARRLSEAAASEHAADASDDRPEEPGRLPRFDVVLLGVGPDAHVASLFPEQGGIREKQLTVVGVRNSPKPPPERISLTLPAINTAAEVWMVVAGEDKAGAVGLALAGANPVQVPASGPAGRSRTLWLIDENAASRVPEQLVRKAPAGS, encoded by the coding sequence GTGAGCGCTGAGCCCAGAGTAAGCATCCATCCTGACTCTTCCGTACTCATGGCCGCCATTGCGGCCCGCCTGATCACCAAGCTCGTGGATGTGCAGGACCGATTCGGTGAAGCGACGGTGGTGCTTACCGGAGGCACGGTGGGCATCGGAACGCTGAAAGCCGTGGCCGATTCGCCGGCCGCGCCGGCCGTGGACTGGGCCAAGGTGAACTTCTGGTGGGGTGACGAACGCTTTGTGGGCTCCCAGGACCCGGACCGCAATGCGTTCCAGGCCCAGGAGGCGCTGCTGAAGCACATCGATGTTGATCCCGCGCGGGTCCACGTGCCCGGCTCGACTGATGACTTTGAATCACCGGAACAGGCCGCTGAGGACTACGCGCGCCGCCTCAGCGAGGCGGCAGCTTCCGAGCACGCCGCGGATGCCTCGGATGACCGTCCTGAGGAGCCGGGCAGGCTTCCCCGGTTCGACGTCGTCCTGCTCGGTGTGGGTCCTGACGCGCACGTGGCGTCCCTGTTCCCGGAGCAGGGCGGCATCCGCGAGAAGCAGCTTACTGTGGTGGGGGTCCGCAACTCCCCCAAGCCGCCGCCCGAGCGCATTTCCTTGACCCTGCCGGCGATCAACACCGCCGCGGAGGTGTGGATGGTGGTCGCCGGCGAGGACAAGGCCGGTGCGGTGGGCCTGGCCCTGGCCGGGGCCAATCCCGTCCAGGTGCCCGCGTCCGGTCCCGCAGGCCGGTCCCGGACGCTGTGGCTGATCGACGAAAACGCGGCCTCGCGCGTTCCTGAACAGCTAGTCAGGAAGGCGCCGGCTGGCTCTTAG